From Sardina pilchardus chromosome 9, fSarPil1.1, whole genome shotgun sequence, a single genomic window includes:
- the LOC134092579 gene encoding homeobox protein Hox-C11a-like isoform X2: MFNSVNLGNFCSQTRKDRTSEFGERAGCASNLYLPSCTYYVPEFSAVSSFLPQAPSRQITYPYSTNLSQVQPVRDVSYGLDPSGKWHHRGNYASCYSGEDLVHRDCLPPSSTMTEMLMKNESVYNHHHHHHHPTSNHPSTGFYSGVGKNNVLPQGFDRFFDSAHCGTENSSMENCSQKGNIGKPDSASQAPNTSHGAADPEKDPEDEEENTNSGSCASSSGTKDDSSASKSSHSSRYPSDEEEEMSIQQVSDPRT; the protein is encoded by the coding sequence ATGTTTAACTCGGTCAATCTGGGCAACTTCTGCTCCCAGACGCGAAAAGACAGGACTTCCGAGTTCGGGGAGCGAGCGGGCTGCGCCTCCAACCTCTACCTCCCCAGCTGCACCTACTACGTGCCTGAATTTTCCGCCGTCTCCTcgtttctgccacaggccccgTCGCGGCAGATTACCTACCCTTATTCCACGAACCTCTCGCAAGTGCAACCGGTTCGGGACGTATCGTACGGTTTGGATCCCTCGGGTAAATGGCACCATAGAGGAAACTATGCATCCTGCTACTCAGGGGAGGACCTGGTGCACAGAGACTGCCTTCCGCCATCATCCAccatgacagaaatgttgatgaAGAACGAGAGCGtatacaaccaccaccaccaccatcaccacccgaCCTCCAACCACCCGTCAACAGGCTTCTACTCCGGCGTGGGGAAGAACAATGTACTGCCCCAAGGTTTTGACCGCTTTTTCGACAGCGCCCACTGCGGAACGGAAAACAGCTCCATGGAGAACTGCTCGCAGAAGGGGAACATAGGCAAGCCGGACTCGGCGTCTCAAGCGCCCAACACCTCGCATGGCGCAGCGGACCCGGAAAAAGATCcagaggatgaagaagaaaacaCAAACTCTGGTTCATGCGCCTCTTCCTCGGGCACGAAAGACGACAGCAGCGCTAGCAAAAGCAGCCACTCCAGTAG